A single region of the Anaerostipes rhamnosivorans genome encodes:
- the prfA gene encoding peptide chain release factor 1, whose product MFDKLESLVERLDTVLQQLNDPDVAGDQNRFRDLMKEQSDLSPIVEKYKEYVQEKQNIEESLELLEEESDEEMRELAKEELSESKANVERLEEELKILLIPKDPNDDKNIIVEIRAGAGGDEAALFAADVARMYRSYAEGRRWKVETLSFNESGIGGFKELVFMISGQGAYSRFKYESGVHRVQRIPATESGGRIHTSTITVAIMPEVEDVEVEVDLNDCKFDVFRASGNGGQCVNTTDSAVRLTHLPTGIVVSCQDEKSQLKNKDKALKVLRSRLYELEQQKAHDAEAEKRKSQVGTGDRSEKIRTYNYPQGRVTDHRIKLTLHKLDSIMNGDLDELIDSLTAADQAAKLSNMEEE is encoded by the coding sequence ATGTTTGATAAATTAGAAAGTTTAGTGGAGCGCTTAGATACTGTGCTCCAGCAGCTCAACGACCCGGATGTGGCCGGAGACCAGAACCGTTTCAGGGATTTGATGAAGGAGCAGAGTGACCTGTCTCCCATTGTAGAAAAGTACAAGGAATATGTTCAGGAAAAACAGAACATCGAGGAAAGCCTGGAGCTTTTGGAAGAGGAATCTGACGAAGAGATGAGGGAACTGGCTAAGGAAGAGCTCTCTGAGTCCAAGGCTAATGTGGAGCGGCTGGAAGAAGAGCTTAAAATCCTCCTGATCCCCAAGGATCCCAATGACGATAAGAATATTATCGTGGAGATCCGCGCAGGGGCCGGCGGTGACGAGGCAGCCCTGTTTGCCGCTGACGTAGCGCGCATGTACAGAAGCTATGCGGAAGGCCGCCGCTGGAAGGTTGAGACACTGAGCTTTAATGAAAGCGGAATCGGAGGCTTTAAGGAGCTTGTGTTCATGATCTCAGGCCAGGGCGCTTATTCCAGGTTCAAATATGAAAGCGGTGTCCACCGTGTCCAGAGAATCCCTGCCACAGAATCCGGCGGAAGGATCCATACATCCACCATCACGGTTGCCATCATGCCGGAGGTTGAGGACGTGGAGGTGGAAGTTGATTTAAATGACTGTAAGTTTGACGTGTTCCGTGCATCCGGAAACGGAGGACAGTGCGTCAATACAACAGATTCCGCTGTCCGCCTGACCCATCTTCCAACCGGGATTGTAGTGTCCTGCCAGGATGAGAAGTCACAGCTTAAGAATAAAGATAAAGCGTTAAAGGTGCTGCGTTCCCGTCTGTATGAACTGGAACAGCAGAAAGCCCACGACGCGGAGGCAGAAAAGAGAAAAAGCCAGGTGGGAACCGGTGACCGTTCCGAGAAGATCAGGACCTATAACTATCCGCAGGGCCGCGTGACGGACCACAGGATCAAACTGACCCTTCACAAACTGGATTCTATCATGAACGGAGACCTGGATGAGCTGATCGACAGTTTAACTGCTGCGGACCAGGCAGCCAAATTAAGTAATATGGAAGAAGAGTAG
- a CDS encoding NAD(+) synthase, whose amino-acid sequence MKDGFIKAAAATPKVKVADPEYNTKEIIKIIGQVKDQGASLLVFSELVVSGYTCGDLFLQEPLLEASQKGLFEIKRATEGLDMMVAVGCPLTVEHKLYNCGVFLFNGRILGVVPKIHLPNYGEFYEARHFAKGERKVKDIVLDGETVPFGANILLACENIPELTIAMEICEDLWVPLPPSTFHALAGATVICNPSASVETTTKEVYRSNLVSNQSGRLLSGYVYANAGEGESTTDVVYSAHHLICENGTVLAEAKRFTNEIIYADLDLKRLEAERRKMTTFFEEETEDYRRVPFILPVRENQLSRTFPKNPFVPSNRQEREKRCDEILSIQSMGLKKRLEHTNCRHAVVGISGGLDSTLAVLVTVRAFDMLDIPRENIICVTMPCFGTTDRTYQNAVSLIHELGATFKEVNIEKAVRQHFLDIEHEEDNHDVTYENSQARERTQILMDIANKYNGMVIGTGDMSELALGWATYNGDHMSMYAVNCSVPKTLVRYLVLYYAETVENEKLSKVLMDVLDTPVSPELLPPVDGVISQKTEDLVGPYELHDFFLYYMLRFGFPKEKLYRMAKLTFAGDYDDETIQKWLDKFYWRFFSQQFKRSCLPDGPKVGSVAVSPRGDLRMPSDASVNIWQKS is encoded by the coding sequence ATGAAAGATGGTTTTATCAAAGCAGCTGCGGCTACGCCAAAGGTAAAAGTCGCAGATCCTGAATATAACACAAAAGAGATCATAAAGATCATAGGACAGGTAAAAGATCAGGGAGCAAGTCTTCTGGTCTTTTCTGAGCTGGTGGTTTCCGGATATACGTGCGGTGACCTGTTTCTTCAGGAGCCTTTGCTGGAGGCTTCTCAAAAAGGGCTGTTTGAGATCAAAAGAGCCACGGAAGGTCTGGATATGATGGTTGCCGTGGGTTGTCCTTTGACTGTGGAACACAAGCTTTACAACTGCGGCGTCTTTTTGTTCAACGGACGCATTCTAGGTGTCGTGCCTAAAATTCATCTGCCCAACTACGGAGAGTTTTATGAGGCCAGACACTTTGCCAAGGGTGAAAGAAAAGTGAAGGATATCGTGCTGGATGGAGAGACAGTACCATTTGGAGCCAATATTCTGCTGGCCTGCGAAAATATTCCGGAACTGACCATTGCCATGGAAATCTGTGAAGATCTGTGGGTGCCGCTTCCGCCGAGTACGTTCCATGCTTTAGCCGGGGCGACCGTGATCTGTAATCCGTCTGCCAGTGTGGAGACAACAACGAAGGAAGTTTACAGGAGTAACCTGGTATCCAATCAGTCTGGAAGGCTTCTTTCCGGTTATGTATATGCCAACGCAGGGGAAGGGGAATCTACAACCGATGTAGTTTACAGCGCACATCACCTGATCTGCGAAAACGGAACGGTGCTGGCCGAGGCAAAAAGGTTTACCAATGAGATTATTTATGCGGATCTGGATTTAAAGCGTCTTGAGGCAGAGCGGAGAAAGATGACCACCTTCTTTGAGGAGGAGACAGAAGATTATCGGAGAGTGCCGTTTATCCTTCCGGTGAGGGAGAACCAGCTTTCCAGAACATTTCCGAAAAATCCGTTTGTGCCGTCTAATCGGCAGGAACGGGAGAAACGCTGTGACGAGATCTTATCCATTCAGTCTATGGGGCTTAAAAAACGTCTGGAGCATACTAACTGCAGGCATGCCGTGGTGGGGATTTCCGGCGGATTGGATTCCACCCTGGCTGTTTTAGTGACAGTGCGTGCCTTCGATATGCTGGATATCCCAAGGGAAAACATCATCTGCGTGACGATGCCGTGTTTTGGGACTACAGACCGGACTTATCAAAATGCAGTGTCCCTGATCCATGAGCTGGGAGCCACGTTCAAGGAAGTGAACATTGAGAAGGCAGTAAGACAGCATTTTCTTGATATTGAACATGAGGAAGACAATCATGACGTGACCTATGAGAATTCCCAGGCCAGGGAGAGGACACAGATTCTCATGGACATCGCCAACAAATATAATGGTATGGTCATAGGAACCGGAGATATGTCAGAACTCGCCCTTGGCTGGGCCACCTATAACGGAGACCACATGTCCATGTATGCAGTGAACTGTTCTGTGCCAAAGACCCTGGTTCGCTATCTTGTGCTTTATTATGCCGAGACCGTGGAAAATGAGAAACTGTCCAAGGTGCTGATGGATGTGCTGGATACGCCGGTGAGTCCTGAACTGCTCCCACCAGTGGACGGTGTGATCTCACAAAAGACGGAAGATTTAGTGGGACCGTATGAACTGCATGACTTCTTCCTGTATTATATGCTGAGATTTGGATTCCCGAAGGAAAAGCTTTACCGGATGGCGAAGCTTACGTTTGCAGGGGACTATGACGATGAAACCATACAAAAATGGCTGGATAAGTTCTACTGGCGGTTTTTCAGCCAGCAGTTTAAGCGCTCCTGCCTGCCGGACGGACCGAAGGTGGGAAGTGTGGCGGTATCTCCTAGAGGCGACTTGAGAATGCCGAGTGATGCCAGCGTGAATATCTGGCAGAAATCATAA